The Mesomycoplasma flocculare ATCC 27399 genome includes a window with the following:
- a CDS encoding valine--tRNA ligase, producing the protein MKNKYDFKIVENNRYEKWQKKGFFIAPKNAKKPFSIITPPPNVTGQLHLGHSWNAFIQDSLIRFHKLKGYDTLLLPSVDHAGIATQAKVEENLAKQNLSKFDLGREKFIQKCYQWKEKQYLKIKEQWYKLGICYDFSKERFTLDEKAQIAVSHFFVKLWEKNLIYRGEKAINWDIKLQTAISNIEVINKPVEQKMYYLKYFLENSHKFVIVATTRIETISSDVALAINPKDKRYSHLIGKKAINPLTKKLIEIIGDSNVSVDFGSGIMKVSAHSIIDFEIMEKHNLDAKDCIDNFGNLNENVPEFKGVNRFLARDLIAKKLEKEELLVKIETVISNVGFSQRSNEIIEILKKPQWFLKMDKLSQSLVSHLDSKDKIRFYPQNFEKNLKKWFEKIHDWTLSRQLWWGHRIPVWYKNNQFKVQINSPGPGWIQDEDVLDTWFSSGISAFAFLGWPQNYELIKSYFPTSLLVTGWDILFFWVARMYFSSLFAMGEKPFNKVLLHGLIRDEQGRKMSKSLGNGLDPMEIIEKYGSDALRQTLIFNSSPGKDIRFSLEKLNSAWNLNNKLWNIAKYIANLDNSFAKPDFIDLWMENKIHNLKHEIAKNIKKYNFSIIGTEINNFIYGEFSSRYVELIKTRKNGFYARKLLKKILIILHPFIPFLTDFLIEKIFKIELLEQKMPRIKSFKNSEQVENILEIIDSLRAQREKFQISKKLILEYCIIDKNFTKDEINIINKLTFGKWTENNELIIKTKNFKIAIKVPDNFKKEQEQRELKEIKFLKNEILRAENILSNENFLKKAPKTKVDLERSKLQKLKEKLDFYHQKK; encoded by the coding sequence CAAATTGAAGGGTTATGATACATTGCTTTTGCCTAGTGTTGATCATGCGGGAATCGCGACTCAAGCAAAAGTTGAAGAAAATTTAGCAAAACAAAATCTTTCAAAATTTGATCTTGGAAGAGAAAAATTCATTCAAAAATGCTATCAGTGAAAGGAAAAACAATACTTAAAAATCAAAGAGCAATGATACAAATTAGGAATTTGTTATGATTTTTCAAAGGAAAGGTTCACACTTGATGAAAAAGCTCAAATTGCTGTAAGCCATTTTTTTGTCAAATTATGAGAAAAAAATCTAATTTATCGCGGTGAAAAAGCGATAAATTGGGACATTAAATTGCAAACAGCAATTTCAAATATTGAGGTGATTAACAAGCCTGTTGAACAAAAAATGTACTATTTAAAGTATTTTTTGGAAAATTCTCATAAATTTGTAATAGTTGCTACCACAAGAATTGAGACTATAAGTTCTGATGTTGCTCTCGCTATAAATCCAAAAGATAAAAGATATTCGCACTTAATTGGTAAAAAAGCTATAAATCCTTTAACAAAAAAATTAATAGAAATTATTGGCGATTCTAACGTAAGCGTTGATTTTGGATCCGGAATAATGAAAGTATCAGCTCACTCAATTATTGACTTTGAAATTATGGAAAAACATAATCTAGATGCAAAAGATTGCATTGATAATTTTGGTAATTTAAATGAAAATGTGCCTGAATTTAAAGGTGTAAATCGTTTTTTAGCTCGCGATTTAATCGCAAAAAAACTTGAAAAAGAGGAACTTTTAGTAAAAATAGAAACCGTTATTTCCAATGTTGGTTTTTCGCAACGAAGTAATGAAATTATAGAAATTCTTAAAAAACCACAGTGATTCTTAAAAATGGACAAACTATCACAAAGTTTAGTTTCCCACCTAGATTCAAAAGATAAAATTCGCTTTTACCCACAAAATTTTGAAAAAAATCTCAAAAAATGATTCGAAAAAATCCATGACTGAACACTTTCACGTCAGCTTTGGTGAGGCCACAGAATTCCTGTTTGATACAAAAATAACCAATTTAAAGTACAAATTAATTCTCCTGGACCAGGCTGAATTCAGGATGAAGATGTACTTGATACTTGATTTTCTTCGGGAATTAGCGCTTTTGCTTTTTTGGGTTGACCACAAAATTATGAACTAATTAAGAGCTATTTTCCAACTAGTTTGCTTGTAACAGGTTGAGATATTTTGTTTTTTTGAGTAGCAAGGATGTATTTTTCTTCGCTTTTTGCAATGGGAGAAAAGCCTTTTAACAAAGTTTTGTTGCACGGCCTAATTCGGGATGAACAAGGCAGAAAAATGTCAAAATCACTTGGAAATGGTCTGGATCCGATGGAAATAATTGAAAAATATGGTTCTGATGCTTTAAGACAAACTCTAATTTTTAACTCTAGTCCCGGAAAAGACATTCGATTTAGCCTAGAAAAATTAAATTCAGCTTGAAATCTAAACAACAAACTTTGAAATATAGCAAAATATATCGCGAATTTAGATAATTCCTTTGCAAAGCCAGACTTTATTGATCTTTGAATGGAAAATAAGATTCACAATTTAAAGCATGAAATTGCTAAAAATATAAAAAAATATAATTTTAGTATAATTGGAACGGAAATAAATAATTTTATTTACGGAGAATTTTCATCACGTTATGTTGAATTAATTAAAACCCGTAAAAACGGGTTTTATGCTCGAAAGTTGCTAAAAAAAATCTTGATTATTTTGCACCCTTTCATTCCCTTCTTAACAGATTTTTTAATTGAAAAAATTTTCAAAATAGAACTTTTAGAGCAAAAAATGCCTAGAATTAAAAGTTTTAAAAACAGTGAACAAGTAGAAAATATCCTTGAAATCATAGATAGTTTGCGAGCGCAAAGAGAAAAATTCCAAATTTCTAAAAAACTAATTTTAGAATATTGCATAATAGACAAAAATTTTACAAAAGATGAAATTAATATAATAAATAAGTTAACATTTGGAAAATGAACTGAAAACAACGAACTAATAATTAAAACTAAAAATTTTAAAATCGCAATTAAGGTTCCAGATAACTTTAAAAAAGAGCAGGAACAACGCGAATTAAAGGAAATAAAATTTCTGAAAAATGAAATTTTAAGAGCTGAAAATATACTTTCAAATGAAAATTTCTTGAAAAAAGCCCCTAAAACAAAAGTTGATTTAGAGCGTTCTAAACTTCAAAAATTAAAGGAAAAATTGGATTTTTACCACCAAAAAAAATAA